Proteins encoded by one window of Gemmatimonadota bacterium:
- a CDS encoding amino acid permease, protein MSEKSTTEFVRGIGPWQAISLVVGTMIGSGIFIVSAGIGREVNAWGPGGLMLVWILTGFMTVAGALAYAELAAMMPKAGGQYVFLRDGLSPAAGFLFGWTLFAVIQTGTIAAVAVAMAKYLGIFFPALTDTITVSLGSIHLPGTTDAIPIGISAQRIVAIASIVILTAINARGVSLGARLQTFLTVIKFAALAMLVVLGLLFFRNASVASANFGQFWGTGDWSIAMLPVIGAAMVGSLFSSDSWNNVTFAAAEVREPTKNLPRALALGTGIVTLLYILSNVAYLNVLPFVGDAAGADAVSRGIQHATQDRVGAAAVEAMLGSVGGLVMAGFIVISTLGCNAGLVLAGPRVYYAMAKDALFFRKAGELHPVHRTPIFGLVTQATWASVLCLSGTYNQLLDYVIFASVLFYFLTTLALFRLRKIQPDLPRPVKAWGYPVVPGLYLVAAAGLMVVLLLKKPLFTWPGLIIVALGIPVYLIWRKKEFPAAG, encoded by the coding sequence GTGAGCGAGAAGTCGACCACCGAATTCGTCCGCGGCATCGGCCCGTGGCAGGCCATCTCCCTGGTGGTCGGGACGATGATCGGCTCGGGCATCTTCATCGTCTCGGCCGGGATCGGTCGCGAGGTGAACGCGTGGGGACCTGGCGGCCTGATGCTGGTGTGGATCCTCACCGGCTTCATGACGGTAGCCGGTGCGCTGGCCTATGCCGAACTCGCGGCGATGATGCCGAAGGCGGGTGGTCAGTATGTCTTCCTGCGCGACGGCCTCAGTCCGGCGGCGGGCTTTCTCTTCGGGTGGACGCTCTTCGCCGTGATCCAGACGGGTACCATCGCCGCGGTCGCGGTCGCGATGGCCAAGTATCTCGGCATCTTCTTCCCCGCGCTCACCGATACCATCACGGTCTCGCTCGGCAGCATCCATCTTCCCGGCACGACTGACGCGATTCCGATCGGCATCTCGGCGCAGCGCATCGTCGCGATCGCAAGCATCGTGATCCTGACTGCGATCAACGCGCGCGGTGTCTCACTCGGCGCGCGGTTGCAGACCTTCCTGACCGTGATCAAGTTCGCCGCACTGGCAATGCTGGTCGTGCTCGGCCTGCTCTTCTTCCGCAATGCCAGCGTGGCGTCGGCGAACTTCGGCCAGTTCTGGGGCACGGGTGACTGGAGCATTGCCATGCTGCCCGTGATCGGCGCGGCGATGGTCGGTTCGCTCTTCTCGAGTGACTCGTGGAACAACGTCACCTTCGCTGCGGCCGAAGTTCGCGAGCCCACGAAGAACCTGCCGCGCGCGCTGGCGCTGGGCACCGGGATCGTGACGCTGCTCTACATCCTCTCCAATGTGGCGTACCTCAACGTGCTGCCATTCGTTGGCGATGCGGCCGGTGCCGACGCGGTGTCGCGCGGGATTCAGCACGCCACGCAGGACCGGGTCGGTGCGGCCGCGGTCGAGGCCATGCTCGGTTCGGTCGGTGGCCTCGTGATGGCAGGCTTCATCGTGATCTCGACGCTGGGTTGCAACGCCGGCCTCGTACTCGCGGGTCCGCGCGTCTACTACGCGATGGCCAAGGACGCGCTCTTCTTCCGCAAGGCGGGTGAACTGCACCCGGTGCATCGGACCCCGATCTTCGGCCTCGTGACGCAGGCCACCTGGGCGTCGGTGCTCTGTCTGTCGGGCACGTACAACCAGCTGCTCGACTACGTCATCTTCGCGTCGGTGCTCTTCTACTTCCTGACCACGCTGGCCCTCTTCCGGCTCCGGAAGATCCAGCCCGACCTGCCGCGCCCGGTGAAGGCCTGGGGATACCCGGTGGTCCCGGGGCTCTACCTCGTGGCGGCGGCCGGCCTGATGGTGGTCCTGCTGCTGAAGAAGCCGCTCTTTACCTGGCCGGGTCTGATCATCGTGGCCCTGGGGATCCCGGTCTACCTGATCTGGCGCAAGAAGGAGTTCCCCGCCGCCGGTTGA
- the guaB gene encoding IMP dehydrogenase, with the protein MTRLRPGYALTFDDVLLVPRHSSVHPRTVLTASRFTRTIPLNIPLVAAAMDTVTEAEMAIAMARSGGIGVIHKNMSIDRQAAEVDRVKRSESGMILNPITLGPERPIREAHALMRRFRISGVPIVDGNGRLIGIITNRDLQFESSMDRPIADAMTSEGLITAPVGTSLADAEAILARHRIEKLPVVDGDGVLKGLITVKDIFKRRDHPDANKDQHGRLRVAAAVGAGAEAMARAAALVGAGVDVIVVDSAHGHSDGVLNTVADLREMFPDIQLVGGNIATESGARALVERGVDAVKVGIGPGSICTTRVVTGVGVPQITAIVDAVRGAGDVPVIADGGIKYSGDVVKALAAGAACVMMGSMLAGTEESPGESILAEGRRFKLIRGMGSMSAMQDGSADRYFQDGEVSPSKLVPEGIEGRVPYKGPVSDVLFQMVGGLRSGMGYCGVVDIAALQRDTEFVQVTSAGLRESHPHDVTITREAPNYSV; encoded by the coding sequence ATGACACGGCTTCGCCCGGGCTACGCCCTCACGTTCGATGACGTTCTCCTGGTCCCGCGACATTCGAGTGTCCACCCTCGAACGGTCCTGACCGCCTCCCGCTTCACTCGCACCATCCCGCTCAATATTCCGCTCGTCGCGGCTGCGATGGACACGGTCACCGAAGCCGAAATGGCAATTGCCATGGCGCGCTCCGGCGGGATCGGCGTGATCCACAAGAACATGTCGATCGATCGGCAGGCCGCCGAAGTCGATCGCGTGAAGCGCAGTGAGAGCGGGATGATCCTCAATCCGATCACGCTCGGTCCCGAGCGACCGATTCGCGAAGCGCACGCGCTGATGCGTCGCTTCCGGATTTCCGGCGTGCCGATTGTCGACGGCAATGGCCGGCTCATCGGGATCATCACCAATCGCGACCTGCAGTTCGAGTCGAGCATGGATCGACCGATCGCCGATGCGATGACCAGTGAAGGGCTGATCACCGCTCCCGTGGGCACCTCGCTCGCCGATGCCGAAGCGATCCTCGCACGGCACCGCATCGAGAAGCTGCCGGTGGTCGATGGCGATGGCGTGCTCAAGGGTCTCATCACGGTCAAGGACATCTTCAAGCGTCGCGACCACCCCGATGCCAACAAGGACCAGCACGGCCGGCTCCGCGTGGCGGCAGCGGTCGGGGCAGGGGCCGAGGCGATGGCGCGCGCCGCAGCACTCGTCGGCGCCGGTGTTGATGTCATTGTCGTCGATTCCGCGCACGGTCACTCCGATGGCGTTCTCAACACGGTCGCCGACCTGCGCGAGATGTTCCCCGATATCCAGCTCGTGGGTGGCAACATCGCGACCGAGTCGGGTGCCCGCGCGTTGGTCGAGCGTGGTGTCGATGCCGTGAAGGTCGGCATCGGCCCGGGCTCGATCTGCACCACGCGCGTCGTCACTGGTGTCGGCGTGCCGCAGATCACTGCCATTGTCGATGCGGTGCGCGGCGCCGGCGACGTGCCGGTCATTGCCGATGGCGGCATCAAGTATTCGGGCGACGTCGTCAAGGCGCTCGCGGCCGGCGCGGCCTGCGTGATGATGGGCTCGATGCTCGCCGGCACCGAAGAGAGCCCGGGTGAGAGCATCCTGGCCGAGGGCCGGCGTTTCAAGTTGATCCGCGGCATGGGATCGATGAGCGCGATGCAGGACGGCTCGGCCGACCGCTACTTCCAGGATGGGGAGGTCTCGCCGTCCAAGCTCGTCCCCGAGGGGATCGAGGGCCGCGTGCCCTACAAGGGGCCGGTCTCCGACGTCCTCTTCCAGATGGTCGGTGGGCTTCGGAGCGGGATGGGGTACTGCGGCGTGGTCGACATCGCCGCCCTGCAGCGCGACACCGAGTTCGTCCAGGTGACTTCGGCTGGCCTCCGGGAGTCGCACCCCCATGATGTCACGATCACCCGGGAAGCGCCAAATTACAGCGTCTGA